The window gaggaatgcaggaggagaaggagggagaggactggggtggcccatgctttcccaccacacccctcagtaggggtaccaggtgctgcaatgcctttTGCAGattaccgcccactgagctaagCAAGGCCATCCTTCGAGCGGTAAAGGACAGGGAGCATCCCACTGGTTGTCCACTTGTAGCGTGCCTGCATGTCCAGCTGTGCATGGTGACAGgaatttggctagacaccaagaatgccaatgcccgggagaggttttccattacatgtgcatgtacactgggaacagctgtgcgggagaagtaatgatTGCTTGGTATATTTCACCACCactcagcacaggccatcaggtcagaAGTcgaaagggagcagagtccacaatgctgtacggcagtagctgcaaggccaatagtttggctagatgtaaatttagtttgatgactcttttgttggtcggacccatagcctgatgccttgtgctgAACTCCGGTAGAGTaagctgaagggactgggagctaggggagctgaaggggtgaCTGGAGTACCCATTTTGCAgtgacaaacgtcgtctgacaccacgaaacctgtaggcagaagctgatacttcattaccgctagaagtctggctggcacaaaccccctgagacgtagtagcaatgacagttggaggtggagaaggagtcaatatAGGTGGGGATGTGGGAAAAGCATGTGGGGAAGCATGGATcatgtacccaaatgtgatccggcctgtgctctgcggatgtgcctgtggcaccggatgcagattgctacgcacctgtCAGCGTCTTTCAGCATCAAaaagaccacactggagaggtgcgtgcaaccactctgctgctctttttcatTGCCTGCCTTTGCgcctgctccagctccacctcccccacgctcacatcgtctctgactgttcccctgcttgtgcccactcctctgtctcttctttgggactcacatgaggcagattgccCCTTTCAATCcacagtcttttgctgctgctgcctttcctctacatctgtttcggaactgctgctagcctttACACGCACAAGTGGTTTCCAGGTTGCATCAccgtcatcatcatcctcattttcatctaagccaacctttgaaaatgcagccactgatgcagaaccctcgcccagcaagtgctaaCCACCCTGCTCTGAGTTATCGGAAGGTAACATTaaccacgctaactcctgtctttgctcctgtcacggctgtgctggttgctgctgctgcagaagaagagcctgctgcgcttgaggcccctgagacccagtcaacaatactctcaacatgacgtggctgtatgattgttatccgccctctcaatacatctaccagcgtactggtgctctgtacacatctcagacctgattgacaacttgtgctgctgcctccaacagtttgctgctgctgctgtcctacagtgaaggactcccggggagtatgccccctgccagatgcggcaggttgcccaatgccttcccctgcatctaccgctcatcttttacttattcgggcaaaaagaCACCTGTATAAGCGGCAAACTGgcttctttaataaataggaacaggtagcatcaaaaactgcaatatctatatctatatacagatatacagaaagctcctaacctgtccctgtcacaatccacgtctctccctgcttctatccttcactcagaacacaagatggagtgactaacccctccctccctccctgtaTATATGCCAGTGCTCaaatctctcctgattgggctgctgggccttccTGTGCATCCtcggagcaaatgattcactcccagacGCAAGTCTCTCCGGAAATAGTGGGCTCTCGGCCCTCTGCTTTTTCCCTCCTTcgttcagcgagaacacgacctcatggtgaatcacaaggccgttcttgcgtaaatgttcagtaagcaagaaaAGCCCGATTTGCCAcgagattgaatttacaaatctcgtttgctcatccctacaaatagtatatttattaaaaaaaacacatacaacatttttacatgtatgtaaaaaaacatacatttattgtttacagcaaaaataaatttgtccATTTGaaatttagataaactttaagtataagattttagatttttttaactgCGCAATCCTGCAGCTCACTAAGGACttcatttaaagaaatacaaattgtgGTCCCTGGGCAGGATATAATGAGCAGGCAAGGGGATAACACAGCCTGGTATTGTAGATGAGGGCATGGTGGATCCTGATATAGGGCGGTCAGTTGTCTCCTGTATCCAGGACTGACATCTGATATAGATACCTCATGTCCCTGTATGGTATCTGTTACACAGAACCTCATtatctgtattcatttatatCTTCTTTAAATATGCACATctcatattattatacaatatagttTATTTAAGAATATGAGAAcactaaaatgtaacattgtatctAATCGTTCTACGTGCAGCAAATTACTAAAATACCAATTCATGTCAATGCTGAGCGTGTGTGTGCAAAATCCCAATTCATGGCCTGTCTTCCTGAGACTGAATATCAACAAGTCAatgcttcttttttatataatgagcGTGAACAGCATCAGTGTTAAACCGTTTATCTTTTACCAGAAGAATATTTGTGTTTGTTGaagatcaaatacatttttatttatcactCAAGCAGACTCAAGCTAGCAGAGTTTTTGTCACTTTGTGGTAAGTTTTCAAAGGttagtacataaataaataaaatctatttggattcttttaattttctgatattgtttttctttgcattttttttacaatatgactTCTCTGTATGTTGGGTTATAGCATAGCtgccaggatttaaaaaaaatccagaatcaGTTCATACAATTCAAAAATACAGATCAATTCAGaatatcaaaaacatttaatgGTATTTTGGATCTTGTGTACAAATTTAAAACTAATacaaatctctttttttaatatatatatttatttatttattattaattttatggagtatatttttatagtattccTAAATAATGGTATTAACGGTTTGTGCACTTCAGGTCAGTTTGATGATATTTGTAATGATATGTGTAAGagtaacattctttccaatggccagcaatgtaagaggaattcttcccactgaccaccacactaatgtactgtgatctgtggatataatatttatagaagggggtccctgaagacctgaaagttatggacccatgttataaaggtcgggaaacactgaattacagAATGATAGGCCAGATGCAGAACaaattttgattttattctattatttccATAACATGCACAGCCACACATACGTCACACTGAATTGCACTGCTGGTTTGAAGGATACCATAAAGTAGAACATAAAATGCAGAATGTTGGACCAAATACCTTGCAAGGTGGCAGTGGGAACAAGTCCTATAAAAACAGATGCTGAGGGCATTTTTCCTGCTTTGCAGAACATTGCTAAATGCCTGGGAAggaatatttgttaaaatatgcTTAACCTAGCAAACTGCATGGATGACAGTGTATTATTCCTTGTTGTTACATTTGCTTAGATATCTGAAAACCAGACAGTTCCAGATttccatataataaataattagtaaTTTAATAAGTGATAGAATAAATACTGATATGGCAAGTAAGCATATGACTATGTGGACAATGTCTGAGCTTACTTTGATTGACCAAGTAAGTTATGCATATTAATTACCATTACACATGCTATGTGGGTAAATACCTATTTTCCATTCTTTAATAGGGTAAAGCTGCTGGAACATCATGGATGCCGCCTCAGCATTGTTATCCATAATCCCTAATATTTTAAAGACATTGCATATCAGTTTTTATTGATGATCCAATGTTTTATTGATAGTTGTTGCTTAAAGAGTTCAGACTTAGACTTTTAATCTTGTACTGCAGGAAGGGCTGCTATGTGTGAATATATCTAAGGATCTATATGACAATCCAATAGGGTTTCCATCTTCAACATTCCTTATTAAAGAATTCATGTGGGTGGGTGAGGTAGTGAATGTGAATGGAATAACATTGCTTGTCCAGTGAAGAGTGCAGCAAAAatggttccttcaaaggttgttTAAGTAAGGCACTGCGAGCAAAAATCTTAGAACGTGCTTCCAGTAAAAGGAAAATATCGATgtttatcctaaaataaattaagGAGCATTACCAACACTTTCAAATGTCTCTCTGTTGtccttatttacatttttacatttttagttatgTATTAAATTTTGTTAATACTATTTAGCCTTAGTACAGAATAGCAACTAAAATTCTTCCATACAGGGTAGAGGACACCATGGCCAGTTGACCAGCCACCAAGGCCCAGACCCAAGTCCTGATGCTCAGGAAAACATGGTTTGGTTTAAGGACCCTTTTTTGTGGATTCTTAGACAAAGCTATGAAAGTTCTGTCTATGGATCCACACACTTTCTCAGATGCCTTAAAAAAAGCAAGGGGGTCCACATGCAATCATCACACACCATTCTCGTACTGGTAGGACCAAGTCACAAATTGAAGGACTACAGACATCATTCTGGAACCCAATACTCTACACACCAGGTTGGAATTTATTGTTAGACTTGTCTTTTATGATTTATTCCCCCATCCCCTATACtgcaataaattgtgtttttctttccctCTAAACCCTACCTTCAATCTCTGTCTTACCAGTTTGAGAATGTTCCCCTCAGACTAATTGAGTGGGACCTGATGCTTCCTTTGAAATGGCTGCTCCATGGAAAAGGGACATGTGATAGAGTCCAATTAACAGGCATCCATATATGCTCTTGGTTACTTGATATTTAGCTTCctatgtcccctgaagaagcatgtATTGCAAAACGTGTTGGATTCTAGGGctagttttaatatatatatcaatagttTCTCATCTGTATATGAAATTTAATGAAGTTGttgctttttaatgctttttaaatgatCTAATATTCAATGTTGTTATCCCTAAGACCCCTCTTTTAGACCAGATTTGGGTTTATCAGAATGTTTCCTCAATCATATTGTAACAAAAATAGATAGAAGCTTGTGTTTCTATTCTACTAAAAGCATAAAATTCAAGTTTCTTTAGTTAACAAAATATGCCCTCATCTCCTCAGTGTCTTCAGCTTACAAAGCACCCTCATGAACATCACTCCACCATCTGAATTCTACCTCTTTAGTCTTTCGGACTCTCCAGCTCTTCGCCTACCTCTGTTTGTCCTCTTTCTTCTTGTCTACCTGATTACTGTATTTGGAAATGTAATGATGCTAAGTGTTATAGCCATTGACTCTCACCTTCATTCTCCAATGTACCAGCTCTTGTGGAACTTCTCCCTAATggatttctctttctcttctacCACCGTGCCTGGAATGCTGGCCACTGTGTTAacccagaaaaacaaaatctccTTTTCTAGCTGCATCACCCAGATCTTCTTCTTCCATGGGTTTGGCAACAGTGAGAACTTGCTGCTAGCCGTCATGGCTTATGACCGATATGCCGCTATATGCCACCCATTGAGATACTCAACACTCATGAACAAAAACACTTGTTCAGCCATGTGCAGTACTTGTTGTTTGTTTGCCTCAGCCCACGCCCTTCTCCATGCcatggtgacaacattgcttaAGTTCTGTCTTCTGGTATACATCCCACACTTCTTCTGTGACATACCACCCCTTTTGGAGGTTTCTATCTCCGACACAACATTAAATGAACTTCTCATTTTCGCAGAAGGCTCTCTGGTGGCTTTGGTTCCATCACTTCTCACAGTGCTCTCCTATATCCGTATTACTATCTCCATTCTCCGCATTCATTCTTCTTCTGGTAGACAAAAGGCTTTCTCCACCTGTGCTTCCCATCTAGCCGTCTTCTTTCTCTTCTCAGCCTCTGCAGTCTCCATGTATTTTAAACCTTCGTCGGCCTCCTCACCACAAAAAGGCAAATTTGTCACCCTTATGTATACGGCATTGACGCCCATGTGTAACCCATACATTTACTGCTTGAGGAACAGTGATGTGAAGACGGCTATGAAGAGATGGATgtacaaaaaagacaaaagttgGGAGAATTCCcagtaattttgttttgtttgtgtaatAAGCAaaattctgcaattaaaaaacttttttaatagaGCTTGTGCCATCCATTAAATCTGAGAATGATGATGCTAATTGTCTGCATTCTGTAATAAAGGTTGTGTTTATTGCAAATCTTCCAAATATGTAATAGGCTATTTTAAACCATCAGGGTAAGGaaactaaatattatatattatactaatactaaatactactaaaggaaaataaatattatgtagttATCTGGCACAGCATCAGATCTTCTTACCCAACTTACGTTACATGATGGTTTAGCTTTAGCGTTGCCACTCCCTAGCTGTCCCATTAACACTATATAGTCCAGTTCTTGCATGCTTGGCTTGCATTGTCTATAAGCCTGAACAGTGCACAATGAGCAATCACTGTCTATTGCTTGGATTAAGACCTAGTTTATTGCTGTTAGTATCTGTAAACAATGGGATGTTAGTCCATTGTCAAGGAAAATGGTGTTAAGGGTCTCTTTTGCTGGTGGTCATCAGGGATGGACCTCAGTCATTGTGAATGCTGACCACCAAATACTTTGTGAACTGGCGCATCCCCTCCTTTTTTACAGCAGATACCCAAATTCTCCcaactttcataaaaaatttatttttttattttgtcaagcTTGACCCTCAACCTAAATCTTATGCAAATCTAGAAGTTTAGGGCATTCTTGCCAACTAAAGACTTATTTAGGCCCCTATTTGgttcaaagtaattttttattatataatgttaCATATAATAAACATGGCAAAGATAAAGTTGTAATCTTTTACATCAGCCTTTCTTATCCAGGGTTCtcccagaggttgatagggggtTCCATAAGCAAAGAACAATGTCCGAGTCTCCGAAAAGTAACCACTAAAACAAATGATGatctttttgctgtctgtaagaGGGAGATTGCCCCAATGACCACTAATAGAAGAACAACATACCCCAATGAACACTAAATCAAggagaattcttcccattgaccttGAATGTAAGAAAAACTTACCCCAATGGCCACTAATTTAAggagaattcttcccattgaccacctaTGTAAGGAGGACTTGCCCCTATGTCTACTAAATCAAGGagaattctttccattgaccaccaatgtaaggagaacTTACCCCAATGGACACTAAATCAAagagcatttttcccattgaccaccaatgtaaggaggacTTGCACCATTGGACACTAATTTAAGGATAATTCATCCAATTGACCACCAATAAGAGGTTCATCCCTAACATGTGACCACCAAattaaaaagcattcttccccATGACCACCATCATAATGTCTATCTTTGAACAACTCTCCAACAATACCCAATGTAAGGAAAAATGGTATTGATCAGGTAATTATTTGTAGACTTATCTGGCACTAGAAGTTATCTTTaagagttcctccatgtttaaaatgttgagaaaggttgttttacattacatattgGTAAAAAGCTTCACCACTACTCTGAAAGGCAACCTAATATCTTTCAATGCCTTTTGCATCTACTTCCTAGTACTGAGTGTCTATGGTACTGTAGAATCTGAGCTGTGCCACAGATGCAAAACCAACGGGGTACTTCCCTGGCACAGCAGGCTCTAGCAAGGAGTGACTGGTTCTTTCCCAATGTTTTCTAGTGAGCTAGTTACTTTAGTTAATTGACAACAGGCTTCCCATCATGCCCACCCCAATTGCTGCTGGAACATTAAATGTTGGAACTCCTATAAAATTTCATTCTGAGAGTGAAAGTTACCCACGAGGAGTCCTTCTGGGTTCTATTTGAGCAGACCTGCAAGTAATTGGCAACAATCTAATTCTTCATTGCTTGCTTATCCCTGCACCACGTATGGGCTGAGTTCCCTATAGTAAGAGTCCAGTGCACCTCCTATATTAGGGATTCTAGACATATCCTCACACAGTCAGTGACACCATGGGGGAACTAGCCTGGTGCAGCAGGCCAGCCCGCTGCCCTGTGCTGATGTTTTCCTAAAGCCTCAATACCTTTTCTAAAGTGTACAAACCTCATGCACAAGTCACAGTTTAGGTGACCAGAAGCTGTAAGAATTGTAGGGATTAGGGATGAGgaagcaagatttgtaagtttgatctcACAGCAatttgggcctttctcgcttaccaaacatttaagtgagaacagccttgtgattcgccatgaggtcaggggaaatgcagggggcgggaacggtGACTATTTGCGTTgggaatggcgtggctgggagcgaatcatttgctcccaggatgcacagcagggcccagcagcccaatcagcagagatctcagaaccggcatatatacagggaaggagggaggggttagtcactccatcttgtgttttgTGTAAGGGAGAGAAGCAGGGGGAggcgtggattgtgacagggacaggttaggagccttgtgtatatcttgaaatatacacattatgcagtttttcttgctagctcttgctagttatcagaaaaggcagaaacatttctgtatttctctcaaaaaatataaagatattttttttctgattccacttgctatccatcaaaaaagccagaaaaatttctgtatttctctcaaaataatacatatattttattctgatcccacttgctacctaataaaaatgccaaaaaatgcctgtatttctctcaaaaaatatgttttattctgatcccacttgctttctatcaaaaaagcctgaaaaattctgtatttctctcaaaaaatacagatattgtattctggtcccaattgctatctatcaaaaaagccagaaacatttctttatttctctaaaaaacataaagatattttattctgatcccatttgctatttatcagaaaagccagaaaaaattctgtatttctctaaaaaaaaatacagatattttattctgatcccacttgctatctatcaaaaaaaaaacagaaaaatctgtatttcaataaaaaaacataaagatattttattctgatcccatttgctatttatcaaaaaagccagaaaaaattctgtatttctctcaaaaaaatacagatatttaattctgataccacttgctatctatcaaaaaagccagaaaaaattctgtatttctctaaaaaaaaatacagatattttattctgatcccacttgctatctatcaaaaaagccagaaaaatttctgtatttctctcaaaaaaatacagatattttattctgatcttgCTTGCTgtcaagaaagccagaaaaaattctgcatttctctaaaaaaatgaagatattttattgtgatcccacTTGTTATCTTTCAAacaagccagaaaattttctgtatttttctcaaaaaaataaagatatttatttctgatatcacttgctatttaccaatggaactgtttggtacaggtgcatttttttcccgaataagtaaaaAGTGAGCGGTAGACTcaggggaaggcatggcgtttggcaacctgctgcatctggcagcGGGCACACCCCCTGGGattccgccactgtaggacagcagcagcagcaaactgttggaggcagcagcacaagttgtcaaacaggtctgagatgtgtacagagcac is drawn from Pyxicephalus adspersus chromosome Z, UCB_Pads_2.0, whole genome shotgun sequence and contains these coding sequences:
- the LOC140343817 gene encoding olfactory receptor 1f45-like; this encodes MNITPPSEFYLFSLSDSPALRLPLFVLFLLVYLITVFGNVMMLSVIAIDSHLHSPMYQLLWNFSLMDFSFSSTTVPGMLATVLTQKNKISFSSCITQIFFFHGFGNSENLLLAVMAYDRYAAICHPLRYSTLMNKNTCSAMCSTCCLFASAHALLHAMVTTLLKFCLLVYIPHFFCDIPPLLEVSISDTTLNELLIFAEGSLVALVPSLLTVLSYIRITISILRIHSSSGRQKAFSTCASHLAVFFLFSASAVSMYFKPSSASSPQKGKFVTLMYTALTPMCNPYIYCLRNSDVKTAMKRWMYKKDKSWENSQ